The DNA segment AGTGCAGCACGCGCCGTGAAATACCTTGAAACGCGCGGTCGGAAAGAGTGGACATGAATCCAAGTACCAGCAGGCCAGCCATCATGTGGCCGATCTGCAGGTTCTGTTGCGATACTTCGAGGCGGTAGGCGATCCCGGCGTAGGCGCCTGCCAGTTCGGCCGCCACCAGCGTATAGAAAGCGATGCTGAGCGCCGTGCGCAAGCCGACAAAAATCACCGGCAGGGCATCGGGAAGTTGCACCGACCACAGCAGTTGCAGGCGGGATGCGCCGAGGCTTTGTGCCGCGCGCAGCAGCGTCAGGCTGACCCGCTGCACGCCCATATGGGTGGCCAGCCAGACCGTAAAGAACACGCCCCAGAACACCAGGAACCATTTGCCGAATTCGGTCAATCCGAACCACACGATCACGATCGGCACGAACGCGATCGGCGGAATCGGGCGCAGCAGCTGGAACACGGGCATCAGAAAACCCGACAGCAGCGGGCTGGCGCCCGTCAGCACGCCGAGCGTAATGCCGACCGCCGCGCCGGACAGGTAGCCGATCGCAACCCTGCCCAGGCTCCAGCCGGTGTCGGCAACCCCATCGCCGAGCGTCATGTAATCCCAGAACGCGCGGATGACGACGCTTGGCGGCGGAAATAACAGTGGATTGACCAGTTCCAGGCTGGCGACCAGCTGCCAGACCCCGAGGAAAAGCGGGATTGACACCAGTCTGGCCAGCAGCACGGCATATTGACGGAACATGGCGGATTACAGGCCCTTGATTTTGACGCGCTCCGGCGCAACCTGCTTCAGCGGCGCCGCGAAAATAATGTCGTTGAAATCGGGGATGGTCGCTCCCGTCGGCGCATTGCCCGAATCCAGGCGCCACTGCGCATGGTTCTTCAGGGTGTTGAGCGTCAGGTCATCCAGCACGAGGTCAAAGATGTAGTCATTCCATATTGGCGCCAATTCTTCCTTTTTCATGCCGGTGGCAGTGGCAATGACGGCAATGCTTTCGTCGCGATTTGCCTTCAGGAAGCGTTCGGCTTCGAGTACCGCTTGCAGGAATGCGGCGACGGTCTTGCCGTTTTTGGCGAGGTAATCCTGCGGCACGACCAGATTGAAGGTTTCCGCATAGACGCCTCTTGTGTCGATTTCCTTTACCTTGTCGCCCAAGGCCTTCTTGCCGTTGACGATATGTGGTTCCCACGTGTTGTAGGCGTCGATGCTGTTGGTTGCCAGTGCCGACACCATGTCTTGCGGACGCAGGTTGACCAGGGTGACATCGTTCCTGGTGAGGCCGGCCTTCTTGAGAAGGGTCAGCGTATAGATTTCACCGCCGGTGCCGGCGGTGTAGGCAATGCGCTTGCCCTTCAGGTCGGCCGGCGTGTTGATGCCGGACGCCTTGCTGACCAGGGTCTTGTCGTCCGAATACACCATGCGGGCCAGCAGGGAAATCTTCTGGCGGGCAAGCGCGGCGGCGGTAATCGGCGCCTCCGCCGTGGTGGCGATATCGGCGCCCCCGCCAAGCACGGTTTCCAGCGCCTGGCGGCCGCTGGTGAAATTGCTGACCGTGACATCGAGGCCGTGTTTGTCGAACAGGCCCTTTTCCTTGGCGATGATCACCAGGCCGGAAATCGGCGCCAGGTTTTGCGCCAGGCGAATTTTTTCCGCAGCGTTGGCCAAGCCTGCATTGAGGGCGGCGAGCGTCATTGCGCCCACCAAGAGATAACGACTGATGCCATGTTTCATTTTTATATCCTTTTTAAAGGTAGGGAGTTGGATTCGGTTTTGGGCCATGTTTCATGCGGCCAGTGCAGTCGGCGGCGCTTCGCTGGCGAATGCGCGCAGGCTTTCTTGCCGGATGAGGGCGCGCAGGTGTGCGCGGATTTCCAGGAATTCGGCGCTGACGACGACATCGGGATGGCGCGGCCGCGGCAACGGGATGGTGACCACATCCATTATTTTTCCTGGGCGCGCGCTCATGACATACACCCGGTCAGAGAGGAAAATCGCTTCGTCGATATCATGGGTGACAAACAGGACCGAGATGCCCAAGGTTTGCCAAAGGTCCGTCAGGATCTGCTGCATGATGGCCCGGGTCTGTGTATCGAGTGCGCCAAACGGCTCATCCATGAGCAGGATGCGTGGATTCGCGGCCAGTGCGCGAATGATGCCAACCCGCTGTTTCATGCCCCCTGACAGCTGGTGCGGATAG comes from the Janthinobacterium sp. 17J80-10 genome and includes:
- a CDS encoding ABC transporter permease, yielding MFRQYAVLLARLVSIPLFLGVWQLVASLELVNPLLFPPPSVVIRAFWDYMTLGDGVADTGWSLGRVAIGYLSGAAVGITLGVLTGASPLLSGFLMPVFQLLRPIPPIAFVPIVIVWFGLTEFGKWFLVFWGVFFTVWLATHMGVQRVSLTLLRAAQSLGASRLQLLWSVQLPDALPVIFVGLRTALSIAFYTLVAAELAGAYAGIAYRLEVSQQNLQIGHMMAGLLVLGFMSTLSDRAFQGISRRVLHWTT
- a CDS encoding NrtA/SsuA/CpmA family ABC transporter substrate-binding protein, which gives rise to MKHGISRYLLVGAMTLAALNAGLANAAEKIRLAQNLAPISGLVIIAKEKGLFDKHGLDVTVSNFTSGRQALETVLGGGADIATTAEAPITAAALARQKISLLARMVYSDDKTLVSKASGINTPADLKGKRIAYTAGTGGEIYTLTLLKKAGLTRNDVTLVNLRPQDMVSALATNSIDAYNTWEPHIVNGKKALGDKVKEIDTRGVYAETFNLVVPQDYLAKNGKTVAAFLQAVLEAERFLKANRDESIAVIATATGMKKEELAPIWNDYIFDLVLDDLTLNTLKNHAQWRLDSGNAPTGATIPDFNDIIFAAPLKQVAPERVKIKGL